Proteins found in one Gigantopelta aegis isolate Gae_Host chromosome 12, Gae_host_genome, whole genome shotgun sequence genomic segment:
- the LOC121386507 gene encoding gamma-secretase subunit pen-2-like yields MDLRKVKNEDKLELCRKYYLGGFAVLPFLWFINSIWFFNEAFRKPAFEQQQQMKTYVIRSMILTTISTVVIVAWIVVFQLNRVSWGATADYMSFVLPRGYA; encoded by the exons ATGGATCTGCGAAAAGTGAAAAATGAAGACAAGCTGGAGTTGTGTCGAAAATATTACTTAG GAGGTTTTGCTGTGCTGCCATTCCTGTGGTTTATCAACTCGATCTGGTTCTTCAACGAGGCGTTCCGAAAACCGGCGTTTGAGCAACAGCAGCAGATGAAGACTT ATGTGATCCGGTCGATGATACTAACGACCATATCAACAGTTGTCATCGTGGCATGGATCGTCGTGTTTCAACTCAACCGAGTCAGCTGGGGGGCGACGGCCGACTACATGTCGTTTGTCCTCCCAAGAGGATACGCATGA